The following proteins come from a genomic window of Solea solea chromosome 3, fSolSol10.1, whole genome shotgun sequence:
- the LOC131456819 gene encoding fish-egg lectin-like gives MKAIAGCLLLVLCFAVECSWATWECKEAPRLYSIRQIDAGMGQVVAATRYGRPYQLSGRYWYSLGLSSLKHVSVGPAGTWGCDSSNKVYKLVGGNWKVVNGQTLQQVDAGGDGQVVGVAPTTNYSYCQRAKNASSYYGEGTLAWTGLTKPLVYVSCGKMFGCWGLDTNNKTFVAKKVNSTTCVTEGWTLVNGPKMQMIEVSTDGEVFGLTSDGKVFQRLGITDSLREGSSWKKIPMCMPISHLTYDLNHLWVVTTSGWLLQCTQEAAAPPAPPAPPV, from the exons ATGAAAGCTATTGCAGGTTGCCTTTTGCTGGTGTTGTGTTTTGCGGTTGAGTGTT CTTGGGCAACATGGGAATGCAAAGAGGCACCAAGGCTGTATAGTATCAGACAGATTGATGCTGGAATGGGACAAGTGGTTGCAGCGACAAGATACGGACGGCCATATCAACTCAGCGGAAGGTACTGGTACAGTCTGGGCTTATCCAGCCTCAAGCATGTCAGTGTGGGACCTGCAGGAACGTGGGGATGTGACAGCAGCAACAAGGTGTACAAACTTGTAGGCGGAAACTGGAAAGTTGTCAATG GTCAAACCTTGCAGCAGGTGGATGCTGGAGGTGATGGTCAGGTTGTTGGAGTAGCACCCACCACCAATTACTCCTACTGTCAGAGAGCCAAAAACGCTAGTAGCTATTATGGAGAGGGCACCCTTGCCTGGACTGGACTTACAAAGCCATTGGTATATGTCAGTTGTGGGAAAATGTTCGGCTGCTGGGGACTCGACACAAATAACAAGACCTTTGTGGCAAAG AAAGTCAACTCAACAACCTGTGTAACTGAAGGCTGGACACTTGTGAATGGGccaaaaatgcaaatgattgAAGTGTCAACTGATGGAGAGGTTTTTGGATTGACTTCAGATGGCAAGGTGTTTCAAAG ACTTGGCATCACTGATTCACTGAGAGAAGGCAGCAGCTGGAAAAAAATCCCAATGTGCATGCCCATCAGTCATTTGACCTATGACCTGAACCATCTTTGGGTCGTGACCACCTCTGGTTGGCTGTTGCAGTGCACtcaagaagcagcagcaccaccagcaccaccagcaccaccagtcTAA